CTGACTCCATAATTCCAgaactccagaacacacgaacaaatttccacagttttgcattcattgAAAAGGTCTCTGGCTCCGGGAGGCaaagcaaagaaaattctggaaaaaatcaagagaaaagcaggaatagcAGGGAAGATTGTTGGTAGTGAAACGGAGTTATATGTTTTTGAGTTAGTGTGTGCAAATATTGGCAGAATCAAGTGCAATCTTCTTATTGTGTtgtagtatttaatttttatgtctgtGCTGAATGGTTTGCTTTTAATTATGGACTCAAGTTATTAAGTACTCCACAGATAACGCTGGTGGTATAACTGGAGTGTTTCacttaattagaattttattattaaatcaattacCATTTGAGGACACCTACAATGTAATCCTtgtctatattttaataatgtgcaATATCTGTCAGCAGGTaaagaattaataattcaaaatgAGCAAAAGCGGTTTGAAGACAATCGCTGATGAGGACAGGGAGGAAAAGTTCGGATTCGTCTTCGCCGTATCCGGACCCggtatgtacattatacaatatgCTACATTCATCACCTACATTGCCTACTATCTTTGTCCGAAAATCAAACAATAGTATCGACttctctgcttacccccttggggtataaaaggcgttattttttatgtcataatGAAGTTAAGCTGTGATTCAGCAAAAGAAAAGCCTTTTGATAGCTCTGTTAATGTCGATAAATATCCAGGTCATAATTTTTCACGAAATATAGGTCAACACTGTGGACGGTTCTTACGTCACTGTAAGGCGTATTTGGCACTAGTTTCTGTTTATTATGCACCACCATTACGTTGTCACATCTTTTATATTAATGTCGGAAACAAGATGTAATGATATTGTAACGAAAGAGGTACTTGTAATAGCAGGGCTCAGTACGAGTTTCTTCTACGTTGAACAAGATCGATAAAAGAATGCGTTAGGTGCCTTGATTGACCGGGtgcaatgaaccaaccaatcagagcgtcgaatgcGTTttcgttttgatctcgttaaacgtaactTGTTTCAAACAAGTTTGTATTACGTTTAACCATGGTACCATAACCATAACCATAGTCAGCCATGGATTTTTGGGTGCGAGTCCAAATAATgtgattaatataaatatttcagacTTTTTATCATTTCTTAACCccatattttgaaataattattttgctgATAGAACGTAAATGAAAATGATTAAATTGGAATTATTTTAACTACTATAGTCGTAACGGCGGAGAAAATGTCCGGATCGGCTATGTACGAGTTGGTGCGTGTCGGCTACCACGAGCTGGTCGGAGAGATCATCCGTCTTGAGGGTGACATGGCCACCATCCAGGTACGTCCTTCTCAATACTCTATAGAAAACAAGATAAATTCCAATACCCTGACAAGTTCTTTATTAAACCGTgcataatagttttaaatgtagCTCAAACGATTAAAAAACTTCAACTTAGTTatgtttttgaagtcggttaatataattgatataaaaaacctgctcctaagtgtaacaaCCTCTTCTCTGataatcgcatcaaaatcggtcgaCCCAATAGCGACATAATCGCGAACAGaacttttttgaagtcagttagaaaaataaatcgtaATCTATACAATGTTAATAACACAGGTATACGAAGAAACATCAGGTGTAACTGTAGGTGACCCCGTGCTGCGTACCGGCAAGCCCCTGTCCGTAGAGCTGGGTCCTGGTATCCTCGGCTCCATCTTTGACGGTATCCAGCGGCCACTGAAGGACATCAACGAGCTCACACAGTCCATCTACATCCCCAAGGGTGTCAACGTACCCTGCCTTGGACGTGATGTCACCTGGGAATTCAACCCCTTGAATGTTAAGGTGGGTACAGTAAAGAATGGGTTTTATacaagatatattatgtataaaatatttgataattctttttgtaCATCTAGTTCTAGAATAGAagaataataatagttaaacatttgtttatcaGGTCGGCTCCCACATCACCGGAGGAGACTTGTACGGTATCGTACACGAGAACACATTGGTTAAGCATAAGATGTTGATCCCACCCAAGGCCAAGGGTACCGTCACCTACGTCGCGCCCTCCGGCAACTACAAAGTCACTGTAAGTATTGTAATATGATTTAGTAGggtgaaaatataattacataattaagcTTTTAATTATGTTCATGATAAAGTGCTTTTCTCACACGAAGAAAGGAGGAGCGTCAATCAACCAACACGCAATGTCGGTGTCGTAATTTCATGACCTTGCCTAAATGCTCAACTGgcagatttcaaacttaaattaaaagttattaaaccAGTCACAAAATCCcaatatgtgtttgtgtgtagttTGAAAAGTGTACATGAGCTTTGTGTGTGCAGGACGTAGTGTTGGAGACGGAGTTCGACGGCGAGAAGGAGAAGTACACCATGTTGCAAGTATGGCCGGTGCGCCAGCCCCGCCCCGTCACTGAGAAGCTGCCCGCCAACCACCCCCTGCTCACCGGACAGAGAGTGCTCGACTCTCTCTTCCCGTATGTACCACTTACTTCTTCCAGTAGAACAAGCAGTTAGCGGCTGAGCGACATACACGgaccgctcgagcggtcggcgtcgactgctcgagccgtcggttgttgacggctcgagcagttgggtacacgctacccaactgctcgagcagttgattttctttgattatttcggagagctgtcgactgctctagagcagtcaacggctcgagcagtTCGTGTATGCCTCACAACTGCTCGCTAGCGGTCGACGGCACGATGGAAAGCATTGTGCAATCTTGGAATTTCCCTGTTCTATGATTTCATATCCAGTTATCCACAGCATAACAGATATTTGTGTATTATTCATAGAAAAAGATATTGTTCCATGCCATACACAAAGTCGTGAATCGTAAACATagcagccactgcaccaacactgaacgtttttgtttgtattgaaacataataatgtttgttgtgCAGTTGTGTCCAGGGTGGTACCACGGCCATCCCCGGCGCCTTCGGTTGTGGCAAGACTGTCGTCTCACAGGCTCTGTCCAAGTACTCCAACTCTGACGTCATCATCTACGTCGGATGCGGTGAACGTGGTATGTACCATTGTCTAagtcatagaaaaatatatgtttagtCTGGAatactatgtatttacatagtattccatatattttacatacatgtatattttaCAAGTAGAACGCCAGTTAACTAGTTGTATTATTGTGCAGGTAACGAGATGTCTGAGGTACTGCGTGACTTCCCCGAGCTGACGGTGGAGATCGAGGGCATGACCGAGTCCATCATGAAGCGTACCGCGCTCGTCGCCAACACCTCCAACATGCCTGTAGCCGCCCGAGAGGCTTCCATCTACACCGGTAACTTATTTTCTGTTACGATACTAACCCCTGTATATTGGCTGCGTGTAGTAGTGACAGAcatgattataatataatcttattTCGCCAGGTATCACCCTCTCCGAGTACTTCCGTGACATGGGTTACAACGTGTCCATGATGGCTGACTCCACCTCTCGTTGGGCCGAGGCTCTTCGTGAGATCTCAGGTCGTCTGGCTGAGATGCCTGCCGACTCCGGTTACCCCGCCTACCTGGGAGCCCGTCTGGCCTCGTTCTACGAGCGTGCCGGACGTGTGAAGTGCCTGGGTAACCCCGACAGGGAGGGCTCCGTGTCCATCGTGGGCGCCGTGTCGCCGCCCGGAGGTGACTTCTCCGACCCCGTGACGGCCGCCACGCTGGGTATCGTGCAGGTGTTCTGGGGGTTGGACAAGAAGCTCGCGCAGCGCAAGCACTTCCCCGCCATCAACTGGCTCATCTCCTACAGCAAGTACATGCGAGCGCTGGATGACTTCTATGAGAAGAACTACCCCGAGTTCGTGCCCCTCAGGACCAAGGTATGCATCCTCCACCCTTGTGTTCATATCcttgaaaaattataataatattacaataaattaatttttgttttgttcgaTCAGGTCAAGGAGATCCTGCAGGAAGAAGAGGATCTCTCAGAAATCGTGCAGCTGGTCGGTAAGGCGTCGCTTGCCGAGACTGACAAAATCACCCTTGAGGTTGCCAAGCTGCTCAAAGACGACTTCTTGCAACAAAACAGGTAATTACttgattttacttaaaatataataatcttattaGAACAGTCgagtataattaattagtataagTGACACATGTTAGATATAATGTAAGAAATGGTATTGTCTGTCTCCCGCAGCTACTCGTCATACGATCGTTTCTGTCCGTTCTACAAGACCGTGGGCATGTTGAAGAACATCATCGCATTCTACGACATGTCCCGACACGCCGTCGAGTCCACCGCGCAGTCCGACAACAAGGTCACCTGGAACGTCATCCGTGACGCCATGGGCAACGTACTCTACCAGCTCTCCTCCATGAAGTTCAAGGACCCCGTGAAAGAAGGCGAGGCTAAGATCAAGGCAGACTTCGACCAACTCCTGGAAGACATGGCGGCCGCCTTCCGCAACCTCGAGGACTAGACGTCCCCCGGCCGCGACCACCGCGCCCCGCACACGCCTGCCTCTACTAACGATGGGGAGACGGACACTACTGGCGTGGTCGCTTAACTATATCATAGGCGACAGTGCTACGCGAGAGCGTATTGTTAATACACtaaatagacataaataaatgtgttaaaGTCTACGTAGTGTGAATaggtttaattatattattactcgTATTTCAATGCAGAATTCGTAATTCCAATTGTTGAAATTGAAAGGAACGCCGCGCGCCAGGCCGCTGGACAACCCGCTCCATTTGTAAATACACGAACAAATGCCGGCGGCCCGCCGCGCCAACGTTCGCAGTTAATTAGTTGTTATTTATATACAGATATATACATACTATTTATACACTaacaatcaattattttatgCCCGTTTGTACTTCGCGTGTTAAACAAATCATTATATCGAGTACCCTCTTGCATTCCACGTTATTATTAGAGTTTAATCGAAGTAAcatgtttttgttgaaaaaaataaaagcaacagTTTTTTTACGCTTTTCGTGTCTCGATATCATTGTTACCAGCATTTTGATGTACCGGAAATGTATAAGAGTTCAGTATTATGTTTACTTTGATAGTTCTCGCTGTGTTAGCTAGCGGCGTCTTGTACAAAAATCATGCGCTATAATAACGTATAGTTACTTGCTGTTTGAACCTCTGTGAAGTTACGTGTTGAGGAGacgaaagttataaataaatacaataaagtgTATATATTGGTGTTTCATTTCCCTGTTATACGAGCTAACGATAATTCCTTGTAGTTGCACGCTACTGGGCTGTAAATGAACCATCGGCCTGTGCATCGGCATCGGTGTTATTACAATCTTTGCTTACATTTTCTCAAAGGGGGTAAggggataaataaaattacagtgtTTACTAGGATCTCGATTCTGGCGTACACAGGCCTGGGCCATGTCTAATGAATATATTTTCTCGAAATTCAGTTATTAGAAGTAGGAGTGGCTTGTCACATCATAATTCGTACGGATCGtaggtaattttttaaataaattatgtatgaatatgaaaaataaaagcaataagaAAATAACGTCTATTTTCCGTATCTGtgtttttcgaaaaacccaatAACTATACTGGTCGATCGGAAATTCGGAATCATTCCCGAGACCCTTTACATGTGCACTGTAAATGTACAATGTAAATGAgtacattgtaaagtggcattacgtgtaatgtgcacctctgcctacccctttggggataaaagacgcgACGATAATAATCCCTTTGCTTGACAGTCGTGTGTCTACCAATAAGGTAGAGGCATATTAGTGTTAGTATGCATAATATTTATAggttttgtattgttgctgTTGCTACTGTCCTCCGACtcgaataatattattgatcACAGACAATTCGCTGTGGGGTGCCACAATACGTAGATACAATATCAATTAGAGTACCTTAATACTCGGTATCTATGCTCATAGTCAATTTTCAACAACTCATATGAATGCAGTGATGCTATTGCACTTGACTGTACCGTTAAACCTATCTTCACGATGGAAATGTGGATCTCGAATAAGGTTACAAACTTGTTAAGTAATTTGACTGGCACACAATAATTCTATAATCACCATAAACCAAGTGACAGCaattaaacaaagaattttacaaaataattttatgaagtttTATTTAGCGACGAGATACCTGTGCTTTAAAGTatctgtttattttgttataatttggATTTAAAGCTTTGTAAACACCATGAAGCGAAGAAAATATGTTGAGGAGCCCACGATGAGTGACAAGACATTACTGTTGAATGTCGAGGACCTCATCAACACGGCGTTTGGGACCGCCGATGTAAGTAGCAAAAGCCCTTAGGTTAGCTAAGGGTACTAACTAGTCCACACTCCGCCTATAACTTCATGAAATAACGAGCAAAGGACGCGTCTTGGCTTCGATTCTAGAGTCGGGTAATACTATATTAGGTGTTAGGGTAGAATACCGatttttatgtaagtttttgaATACCGCTAAAGTAAACGTTTAATCTTTACAGAGAAATGtagtcaattttaaaatgattcaaGCTGTGCTACACATTTTGGCACGACAGATGCGTTTGCTTGAACAAGATGTTGAGATTAGGGTTGACGAATTCGGACTTGATGGGAAACCTCTTGAGGCATATGCCAGCGAAGCAGGattcgtagaaacaaaaaaaggaAAACGAGGAGGTCGGAAGGAAGGAAGGAGACAAGGCAAAGATGCAGATAGAATAGAAGAGGGAGGAGCTATTGGGAGAAGTTATGACGAAGACGAAGACTATGATGACAGAGATTATGATCGTGGTAGGGATCGCGATGGTGGGAAAGCACGAGGTCGTCGAAAAGACGATGATCGAGATGAGGAGAGAGGGGGTGGTCGCGGCAGAGATAGAGATTACGACCGTGACGAAGAGAGGGGGGGTAGTCGCGGCAGAGATAGAGATTACGACCGTGACGGAGAGAGGGGGGGTGGTCGCGGCAGAGATAGAGATTCCGACCGAGACGGAGATAGGGGGAGTAGTCGCGGCAGAGATAGAGATGACGACCGAGGCGGAGGGAAAGGCGGTAGACGTGGTAGAGATAGAGATGATGACCGAGACGGGGAGAGAGGGGGAAGTCGCGGCAGGGATAGAGATGATGACCGAGGTGGAGAGAGAGGGGGTGGTCGTGGTGGTACCAGAGGAGATGATCGGAGTGGAGAAAGACGTGGTGAGCGTGGTGGCGAAACAGAAGGCGGAGCTAGAGGAAAAGGAGGTAAAGGGGGAGGAGGAGCAGGTGGTGGCGGAGGAGGTGGAGGGGGAGGGGGAGGAGGAGGAGGTGGAGGTGGAGGTGGAGGGGGAGGAGGCGGAAGAGATGAATATGAAGAAGGAGAGAGAGGAGGAGATCGTAGTAGAGACAGGGGCGGTGGTCGAAGTGCTGACAGAGAAGGTCGCGGTGGAGATAAAGGCAGTAGCCGAGGCGGCGGAAGAGAAGACGATAGGAGCGGTGAAGAAGGTGGTGGCAGAAGGGAGCGAGGAGGAGATAGAGAAGACTCTCGTAGACAGAGAGGTCAAAGGGATGACGACCAGGATAGATCGGGTGGTCGTGGCGGTGCAAGGGAGGGTGAAAGAGGAGGAAGGGATGGGGACCGAGGAGGAAGGGATGGGGACCGAGGAGGAAGGGATGGGGACCGAGGAGGAAGGGACGGGGACCGAGGAGGACGAGAGAAAAGGGGACGTGGCGGTGGGGGGCGAGGGGCAACTGGTGAAGATTTCGACGGCGGTAGTGCCAGTGGAGACAGCGCTGATGGAGATGAAAGAAGTAGAAGGAAGAGAGATGAGACAGGTAAAATACTGTCGGCAAGAAGTGCAGAGCGCATGAGAGCACAAAAATCAGGAACTCCTTCGTCCGGCAGATCAACGGTAAGATTACTGTTTGTACTGCCATACTAATTATAATAGATAAATCTTATGTTTTTACAATTAACtgattatttacattttaacctAACGtctaataattatatctataattatatttcagtcTGGAGCAAAAACACCTGGTTCTCGTTCAAGCATCACTGTATCAGGTAATTCTATTATTACTAGCGACTCAGGCGCGGTTTCtcccactctgctcggcttctattgttttttttgtcttattcaCAATTAATTGTCTCTGTCTCTGGTATAGGTGCTTTTCGTTGTCGTTtcagaataaaattttaataattaaataatttgttgttttagaGTCAATGCGTAAAGGCCAAAAGGGAGGGCAAGATAAAGTATTAGTCggtaattataaaacaatagtaGATTAGATACAGTAAGTATAAGATTTGAGTTTATTTCATCAAATAcatgtaataatgtaaataatgttttgtttgtttgccgTTTCAGTGGGAAAAGGACAAACTTCGGGTGAGTAATAAAACTAACTATGGTCTAGGTacttaaaaaaccaaaaactacAAACTCGccctcattggtcgagattattctcacaaccaatgacatggcggaccgcgattGCGCTCACTTTGAATGTTCCgcattgacaattacagaatagcctaactGAGCCGCATTATCCCTAGGGCGAACTAGGCAAGTGTCTAGGGCACCAGGTTACAGAGGATAGCCGCTAGACGCGCGTGCCCAAATGATTACAGAGCGGCGACAGCGCCAAAATAAATATTCGGTGCTATACTCTTAGTATATTATTCTGTGGTATgggtttgttttaagtttaaagtaatcgaaaatcTGAGTGGCCGCCTCCAATAAACCAagcaattagagcgccgaaacAAACCCGTACTGAGGTTACAGACAGAGGTGCTTGCATTAGGGCGGTCTCTAGGTTTAATCCGCCTCTGGTTAGGAAACTTTTCACTATTATCTCCAAAAGAACAAAATTCGATGAAGTGAACCAACCTGTTGTAACGTATTGAAAATTGTGAGCAAGCAATCATTGATAAGTTTATCCTTCCTCATATAAACGTTTTATTCCACGAATGTATGACTAAGTTCAGGTGGCCGCGCACCACGTGTGGGCAGCATCGACGTGGTGACTGCCTCGCAGTTTGCCTTACTCGAGAGATCTGTCCGTGAGCTGCAGAAGATAGCAGGTCCCCTGCCCACACCATCGATGCCAGACAACCAGCGCCTGAGACAAGACCTGGCCAAAGGCACCGCGTCTCTCACCGACACCATGAAAGCTATGCAGGTATACATTGCACCATAAACTATTTGTTGTGGTTGCTTACATCCTATGGTTATAGATATTGGTATTACAATTAGTAGAGCATTGTAACATCTGTTTATTCACGGGCTCATTCCATTT
This genomic interval from Spodoptera frugiperda isolate SF20-4 chromosome 6, AGI-APGP_CSIRO_Sfru_2.0, whole genome shotgun sequence contains the following:
- the LOC118267501 gene encoding V-type proton ATPase catalytic subunit A; protein product: MSKSGLKTIADEDREEKFGFVFAVSGPVVTAEKMSGSAMYELVRVGYHELVGEIIRLEGDMATIQVYEETSGVTVGDPVLRTGKPLSVELGPGILGSIFDGIQRPLKDINELTQSIYIPKGVNVPCLGRDVTWEFNPLNVKVGSHITGGDLYGIVHENTLVKHKMLIPPKAKGTVTYVAPSGNYKVTDVVLETEFDGEKEKYTMLQVWPVRQPRPVTEKLPANHPLLTGQRVLDSLFPCVQGGTTAIPGAFGCGKTVVSQALSKYSNSDVIIYVGCGERGNEMSEVLRDFPELTVEIEGMTESIMKRTALVANTSNMPVAAREASIYTGITLSEYFRDMGYNVSMMADSTSRWAEALREISGRLAEMPADSGYPAYLGARLASFYERAGRVKCLGNPDREGSVSIVGAVSPPGGDFSDPVTAATLGIVQVFWGLDKKLAQRKHFPAINWLISYSKYMRALDDFYEKNYPEFVPLRTKVKEILQEEEDLSEIVQLVGKASLAETDKITLEVAKLLKDDFLQQNSYSSYDRFCPFYKTVGMLKNIIAFYDMSRHAVESTAQSDNKVTWNVIRDAMGNVLYQLSSMKFKDPVKEGEAKIKADFDQLLEDMAAAFRNLED